One part of the Magallana gigas chromosome 5, xbMagGiga1.1, whole genome shotgun sequence genome encodes these proteins:
- the LOC105330365 gene encoding CD9 antigen, translating to MALGSCHTCIKYLMFAFNFLFWLLGCAMLGVGIWLLVSDDFTKYSDADDSLSFIYTGAYILVAIGGLIMIIGFLGCCGAIRESQCMLGCFFFLLFIIFAVLLGAGIWAVISKDEVRSIVKEVLDKQIERACDPKEPNSKSLNFLNHVQEQFQCCGVNGIIDYTDFATCNASSSEPCRALNINNGCLDKASAWFEQNILIVAGVAIGIAVVLILGMIFSIVLCCAIRDIQA from the exons CTGCTGGGATGTGCTATGTTAGGAGTCGGGATCTGGCTCCTCGTCAGCGATGACTTCACAAAATATTCCGATGCCGATGATAGTTTGAGTTTCATCTACACTGGAGCCTACATCCTTGTGGCTATTGGCGGCCTAATAATGATAATCGGCTTCTTAGGATGTTGTGGCGCAATTAGGGAAAGCCAATGTATGCTGGGATGT TTCTTTTTCCTGTTATTCATCATCTTTGCGGTCTTACTTGGGGCTGGAATCTGGGCAGTTATTTCGAAAGATGAA GTACGGTCAATAGTGAAAGAAGTATTAGATAAACAGATTGAGCGAGCATGTGACCCTAAAGAACCCAACTCGAAGAGTTTGAACTTTCTTAACCACGTACAGGAACAG TTCCAATGCTGTGGGGTCAACGGTATAATTGATTACACAGATTTTGCCACGTGTAATGCCTCCTCCTCAGAACCTTGCCGTGCGTTAAACATCAACAAT GGTTGCTTAGACAAAGCTAGCGCTTGGTTCGAACAGAATATTCTCATTGTTGCTGGGGTAGCAATAGGAATTGCAGTGGTTTTG ATTTTGGGAATGATCTTCTCAATAGTGCTGTGCTGTGCAATCAGGGACATCCAGGCGTAA